The Thermococcus thermotolerans genome contains a region encoding:
- the pyk gene encoding pyruvate kinase, producing the protein MRLPSHKTKIIATIGPASLKERTIEAMIKAGMSVARINFAHGDEEQHAKTIEIIRRASSRLNRPVAILGDLPGVKIRVGEIAGGSVVLRRWQTITLTTRDVIGNEAVIPIQFKDFPKLVSKGDVIYLSDGFIALRVEKVEAQDVTCKVLVGGTLFSHKGINIPKARMAIDAITERDLRLIEFAIEHGVDAVGISFVGSAYDVLKVRRFIEERNASMFIISKIERPDAVRNFDEILNASDGIMIARGDLGVEMPIEKLPILQKRLIHKANCAGKPVITATQMLESMTEEKLPTRAEVTDVANAILDGTDAVMLSEETAVGKYPVDTVKMMAKIAKTTEAYRESQWTSMMAEMKPGERSGRARRRTIKDAIARSIMEALNSIDVKYILTPTRTGQTARLISRFKPRQWILAFVTDEKVANNLMFSYGVYPFVVSETSEDEILRVIKGLGLVRENDTVLLTKGTPIGKTVGTNTIRIFSV; encoded by the coding sequence ATGAGGCTGCCTTCCCACAAGACCAAGATTATAGCCACCATAGGGCCAGCTTCACTTAAGGAGAGGACGATTGAGGCCATGATAAAGGCGGGAATGAGCGTGGCGAGGATAAACTTCGCCCATGGCGATGAAGAACAACATGCAAAGACCATAGAGATAATAAGAAGAGCATCCAGCAGGCTGAACAGGCCGGTTGCAATCCTGGGCGACCTGCCGGGCGTCAAAATCAGGGTAGGGGAGATAGCGGGTGGTTCAGTTGTTCTGAGAAGATGGCAGACCATAACGCTGACCACGAGGGACGTCATTGGAAATGAGGCGGTGATCCCAATACAGTTCAAAGACTTCCCAAAGCTGGTATCGAAGGGGGACGTTATCTACCTGAGCGACGGGTTTATAGCACTCCGCGTTGAGAAAGTTGAAGCGCAGGACGTCACGTGCAAAGTTCTCGTTGGTGGAACCCTCTTCTCCCACAAGGGCATCAACATACCGAAGGCCCGGATGGCAATAGACGCAATCACAGAAAGAGACCTGAGGCTGATAGAGTTCGCCATAGAGCACGGTGTCGATGCAGTTGGGATAAGCTTCGTCGGCTCGGCCTACGATGTGTTAAAGGTCAGGCGTTTTATAGAGGAAAGGAACGCCAGCATGTTCATTATATCCAAAATTGAGAGACCTGACGCTGTCAGGAACTTCGATGAAATCCTGAACGCCTCCGACGGCATCATGATTGCCAGGGGTGACCTCGGCGTTGAGATGCCGATAGAAAAACTCCCGATACTCCAGAAGAGGCTCATTCACAAAGCTAACTGTGCCGGCAAACCCGTGATAACTGCAACCCAGATGCTTGAGAGCATGACCGAGGAGAAACTGCCGACGAGGGCAGAGGTCACAGACGTTGCCAACGCCATACTGGACGGAACCGATGCGGTCATGCTCTCAGAGGAGACCGCCGTTGGCAAGTACCCCGTGGATACCGTGAAGATGATGGCAAAGATAGCCAAGACAACGGAGGCTTACAGGGAGTCCCAGTGGACGTCGATGATGGCCGAGATGAAGCCGGGGGAGAGGTCTGGCCGTGCCCGGAGAAGGACGATAAAGGATGCTATTGCAAGGAGCATAATGGAAGCCCTGAATTCAATAGACGTCAAATACATACTCACCCCAACGAGGACCGGCCAGACGGCAAGACTGATATCGAGGTTTAAACCCCGGCAGTGGATTCTGGCGTTTGTAACTGACGAGAAGGTGGCAAACAATCTAATGTTTTCCTATGGAGTCTATCCATTCGTCGTGAGCGAAACCAGCGAGGATGAGATACTGAGGGTCATAAAAGGTCTCGGGCTTGTAAGGGAGAACGACACCGTACTGCTGACGAAGGGGACGCCCATAGGCAAAACTGTAGGAACGAACACGATTAGGATCTTTTCGGTTTGA